The sequence AATACCCCGAGATGCCGGAACACGTACACGCCCATCAACTTCGCCACGCCCGCGCCACCCAGATGCTACGGGCCGGGGTGCCCCTGCCCCACATCAAAGAGTTCCTCGGCCACGCTGACATCGCCACCACAACGGTTTACGCCTCAGCAGACAACCAAATGGTCCGCGAAGCAGTCCGAAAGGCCGCCAGTTCCGAACCCGGCGTACTCGCACCCATCTGGGAAGGAGGCGACGATCTGATCCTCGCCCTCGCAGGACTGAAATGAACAGGCCCG comes from Bifidobacteriaceae bacterium and encodes:
- a CDS encoding tyrosine-type recombinase/integrase; protein product: YPEMPEHVHAHQLRHARATQMLRAGVPLPHIKEFLGHADIATTTVYASADNQMVREAVRKAASSEPGVLAPIWEGGDDLILALAGLK